DNA from Anser cygnoides isolate HZ-2024a breed goose chromosome 32, Taihu_goose_T2T_genome, whole genome shotgun sequence:
CACCCCCTCGGGGACACGTCAGCCCTTTGGGGACACGCCATCCCTTTGGGGACGAGCCATCCCTTTGGGGATACGCCAGCCCCTTGGGGACAAGCCAGCCCCTCATAGGATGGGGCCATCCCTGTAGGGCCGAGCTGTCCCTACAGGGGACATCCATCCCTCTGGGGACAAGCCACAGCCTACAGCTGAGCCGTCCCCGGGGGCCTTGTCCCAGTGCAAGCAGTTCTGGGTGTGCCTGGCCGAGGCAGGCGTCACACACGTGCGTGTCCCCACGCGTTGCCAAAGGGTCCTTCCCCGGGGCAcggccagcagggctggggggctccgCGTCCCGCTTCCCCCTGCGCCCGCTGGGGTCCTGCGGCAcggccagcagccccagggctaCGCCGAGCTGGGGGTGACGTGCCCGTCGCTGGCCTCGCTCCAGTTCACAGCCCACTCCTTCCTCTGGATGGTGCCCATCTTCTCCTCGCGGAACTGCTGCCGCTCCTCCCGCGGGATCTTCACAGCGTGGTACTGCGGCACGGCCGGCGGCGCGTAGCGCGCCCGGCGGAAGAAGCCCagctgcggggagcgggggggggtcagcaccgggggctgcgggcagcgccTGGCCACGGCTCAGCCCCGCTGGGCGGCACGGGCAGCCAGACGGGATCGGGTCTGGCTCCACGTGCTCACAGCTCCGCGCTTGCCTGTCCCGCTGCGCTCCCCCCAGAACTCACCACGGGGGCATGCACGTCGCACCGGTGCTGCAAACCCTCACGTATCTGCGtgccggcacggcacggcctgGCTCAGCACTGCAAACCCTGGCACGGCCATGCACCAGCAGCACCgcaggctcctgccctgccaccccGCCGCTGCAAACCCTCATCCGTCCACCCCCGATGCTGCAAACCCTCGCGCGCCCACACGCCAGCCCTGCAAATCCTCGCACACCTGTGCACCAGCACAGCAAACCCTGGCACACCCACACGCCAGCACTGCAAACCCTCGCACCATGCTACCCTGACACTGCAAACCCTCTTCCACCCACCCCACTGCTTCAAACCCTCGCACAACTGCATGCGGACACCGCAAGCCCTCATCCCTCCTCCTGGGCACACTGCACGCCTTCGCACACCCGTGCAGGGGGGGCCGCGCGCCCGTGCGCACccgtgctggctgctgccggCCCGGGGAGCCGGCCCCGCGTTACCGCTGGCCCTCCAGAGCCTGCTTGTCCGCCTCGGAGGGCTGCAGCCTCCGGCGGGCCCGGTAATAGTTAGCGGTGTAGCGGGAGGTTTGGCTGCTCCGCTTGAAGAAGCCGCACTGGGGAGGAAGTGAGAAGGTGAAGctgggcacggcacggcacggcacggcactgGTCCAAAGGCATGGcgtggcacggcacggcacggcactgCCCTGACGCCACGGCACCGCGTGGCACGGCGCAGCACGGCGTAGCAGTGGCCCAGCAGCACAGTGCGGCGTGACACAGTAGGGGTAGCGTAGCACGGCCAGGGTGGtacggcacggcatggcacagccAGGGCACCCCGTATCACAGGGTGGGGACACATCCTGCCACAGGGACCCCATCCCCCTCACTCACCTTCCAGAGGATGAAGACCAGCAGGGCCAGGACGAGGATGCCGGCCAACACGGCCAGGAGGATGACCCACCAGGGCACGCCGCCAGCCACCGCCACCCCGGGGTCCAGGTAGATGGTGACAGGGATCTGGGGACAGCAGCGTGGGTCagggggtggcggggagggCGCCGGGTGccgggggttgtggggtcagaCCTGCGTGGAGGCGTCCTTCAGCACCAGGTTCTTGATGGACGAGGTCACCGAGACGCTGGCACGCACGATCAGCTCCACCGAGGTGACGGCCAGGAACTCCTGCAGCGGGGGCACGGGACAGGGCTtgcccttgtccccatccctgtccccgtccccgtccccattccCTTCTCACCTCCAGGAAGGTGCTGTTCCAGAGCCGCCCGCGGGCGGTGAGCACAGCGGCACGCTCAAAGCTGTGCAGCGGGCAGCGAAACGCCAGGCAGCGCGCGGTGCCCTGGGCACAATCctgggggacaaggggggggggtcacagctTGGCCACGCGCCCAGGAGCGGGAGCACCCCAGGACCGGGAGCACCCCAGAAACATGAGCACCCTAGGGATGGGAGCACCCCAGCCCCGCTCACCAGTGtcacattccttttcctttctgcgGGTGCTGGCACCCGCCAGGACCCCGCGGCGGGTGCTTCGGTGAGCTCGGTGTCCCCTGGTGGCTCCTGGGGGACAAGGACTGGCATGGAGAGGGGACGGCATCCCCCCCTCCTCACCGTCCcactccacccccccccaccgtaccagggccagcagcagcgggttggcagcggggctgcaggtcgcccgcggccccggcgcggccgccagctccagctgcagcggGTACAGCAGCCACTTCCCATTGCTGATCTCATGGGGCCACTGCAGGGTGAGGAAGGCCGAGCCCAGCGTCTTCAGCGACTGGCCCCGGTTGGAGACCTGCGCGGGATGGTTCGGGGTTGGCTGCatgtgctggggtggggggggcacggctgcAACTCTCCCCAACCGCCAGCCCCCCCGGACTCACCGTCACCTCGAAGCGCACGGCGCTGCCCACCTGGCTCTCCCGCCGCACCGTGCTCTCACCCCGCACCACCCCGCCGAAGAAGAGCCGGGGCGGCACGGCCACGCTGCGGGGACACAGTGGTGGGGGTcagggggacctggggggggggggggggggagcggccccCACCCCGCTGCCACTCACCCCGTCACGGAGAGAGGCAGCTCGATGACCACGCGCGCCTGAGCCACCGCCGGCTCCAGCCCCGGCTGCTCACTGatcctggggaaaagaaagggggtcgggggcggggggcatcgctctgagcccccccccccccccccatgccacCTGCAGAGCCCCCGCCACCCGCCCCGGCTCACGTGGACAGGGCCAGCTCCACCGCCAGGTCCGTGGTCTGGAGGGTGATGCCCAGGGTGCTGAGGATGAGGTAGAAACGCACCTGGGGGCACAGGGCgagggttggggctgggggtcccggggaggatggggtgggggggggggggggggctcaaggAGCTGCGCCCACCTGGGCTCCGCGTTTCATGGGGTTCCCCAGCTCGCACTCCACCTGCGAGCCGTTCTGGTTGGCGAGGCACACCACCGGCTTGTCCTGGGGGCAGAGAGCTGAGGACCTGCTGCGGGCACCCCcccatcctgcacccccccggaACCAGCCCCATCCCAAACCCCAGAACCTCTGGGACCAGCCCCGTCCCAAACCCCAGCACCTTTGGGACCAGCCCCGTCCCAAACCCCACCACCTTTGGGACCAGCCCCATCCCAAACCCCAGAACCTTTGGGACCAGCCCCATCCCAAACCCCAGAACCTTTGGGACCAGCCCCATCCCAAACCCCAGCATCCCCCCTGGAACCAGCGCTGTCCCAAACCCCAGCACCTTTGGGAGCAGCCCCGTCCCAAAGCCCAGCATCCCTCAGGACCAGCCCTGCCTCAAACCCCATCACCCCTGGAGCCAGCCCCATCCCAAACCCCACCACCTTTGGGACCAGCCCCGTCCCAAACCCCATCACCTTTGGGACCAGCCCCGTCCCAAACCCCAGCCACCCAAGATCCATCCCCCCAcatccatccccatcccaccccctcAGCGCCCTCGGGaccatccccatccctctgcatccctgggacccccagaTCTGTCCCCACTGCTCCgcacccccaaagccccccatccctcgccccccccccccacccagcccctgcCGCACCGAGGGTGCCCGGCCGTCATAGGGGCGCACGGCGGAGTAGGGCAGCTCCTCGGGGAAGGTGGCGGTGAGCACGGCCTCGTGGGCATCGTCCCCATCCCGCTGCGGCTCCGCGGGGTCCGAGGGCAGGTTGGTGACGTGGATCTCCAGGGCCACGTCCTTCTGGTCGCTCATGGCGAAGATGGCAGTGCCATCCTCaccccttggggggggggacgggacggggacaGCCCCTGTGAGCCCCCGCCGGGCGTCCCCTCCGCCCCGTAGGGTGTGTGGGGATGTGTTGGGGGGGACGATGAACAGCGCCCAGCCCCACTCACCTGGGCAGGGGCACGAAATCGGCGTCCCCCAGGCGGGCGCAGAACTGGAAGTGCAGCTGCAGGTTGCTCTGGCAGATCTTGTCGTCCCCGCAGCCCTGCTTCAGAAAGTGCACctgcggggggggtgggggacacacacacacacacaaaagggtCGGGGACACCCCGAGGGAGGCAGCCCCCGAGCTGGCCCCGAGTGGGACGGGCTCCTCACCTCGGTGCgctggctgctgggctgctgggggctgagcacGGGGGACAGGGGCGGCAGGGCGGCCCCCCGGCTGTGCCGCGTGGCCCCCCGGCTGTGccgcgctgccccggccccctgGATGCCATAGGCGAGGGTGACGGCGATGGGGCGCAGCTTGTCACGGATGCTGTCCTGGGGACGGCCAGAGCAAGGGGGAGGGTAAGGGCGGGGGGGGcatgggacagggacagggatggggcagggacgaggatagggacagggatggcacggggatggggacggggatgggaaaAGGAtgaggatgggatggggatggcaCAGGCAtgggaatggggacagggatgggatggagaTGGCACAGGGATGGAACAAGGGTGGggccagggatggggaagaggcCAGGGATGGGACAGAAATGCCACAGGGATGAggacagagatggggaagggacaaggatggggacaggaatgGGATAGGGACGGAGATGGGTCTGGGAATGCGACGGATTTGGAGAcgaggatggggacggggacaaggacagggtcaggatggggatgaggacagggacgggatggggatggggacagggacagggacagggacagggacacggacagggacgggatggggacagggatggggatggggacggggacagggacagggatggggacagggatgggatggggacagggatggggacagggacagggatggggacagggacaaggagggggacagggatggggacggggacagggagcCACCTGGAGCTGGAAGGTGGCTTTGACGCAGGCGCGGGCGCGCTGCCGGGGCAGCTCCACCGTGTCCGAGAACTGGTGCTCGGGGTCCGAGGGACGGCGGCCGAGGAAGGTGATGCGGGGGGCATGGCCCAGCCGCCGCCGGTCCGTGTCGGCGTCGAACACGTATTCCAGCactgggggcagagggacggggccgtgccgggggtccccccagccccgcaggggTCCCGTCCCCTCTGGGGGGGacacgcagcccccccggcaccccccggcccctctgccCGTGCCCACTCACCGAGGGGGGGGCTGTAGCTGGCCGGGCTGGCTGTGTAGCTGAAGCAGGCTCGGACATCCACGCTacagggggcacggggcagaGGTGGAGTGAGACGGGGCGGCCCCGAcacccccctcgcccccccccccccagccacgtGGCACCCACCAGACGCCCTCCTGGTGCTGGCAGTTGCTCTGCTCCAGGTCGATGTTGGGGGGAACCAGGGAGACGTTCCTGGAGACGTGGACCACGGGGCgagccctgcgggggggggagcacggAGCACGGCGGTGCCGGGCTGGGCCCCACTGGGGGCGCCCCCACCGTGCACAGCCCCTgcatgggacccccccccagctgtgCCAAGGGACGGGGGGACCCTGGGtcggggggatgggggggaccaGGGGGTGGGGAATGCTTAGGGACAGGGGACGCTGCGGGTTAGGGGATGCACAGGGATGGGGGACGCTTGGGGTTACGGGGTGCTTGGGATCAGGGGATGCTTGGGGTTAGGCGATGCTTGGGGTTAGGGGATGTGCACGGATGGGGGATGCTCAGGGTTAGGGAATGCACAGGGATGGGGGACGCTTGGGGTTACGGGGTGCTTGGGATCAGGAGATACTTGGGGTTAGAGGATGTGCACGGATGGGGGATGCTCAGGGTTACGGGGTGCTTGGGGTTACGGGATGATCGGGATCAGGAGatgcttggggacaggggatgCTTGGGGATAGGGGATGCTTGGGGATAGGGGATGCTTGGGATCAAGGAATGCTTGGGGATTAGGGTGCCCTGtttggggccgggggtgccTGTGGCAGGCACTCACCTGTACAGCACCACGGTGTCAGAGAGGGAGCCGACGAGCAGGTCGGGGTAGAGGTTCCCATCCACATCCAGCCCCCCCGAGAGCGCGTACCCGAAGGCCGTCACCCCCACGCCCTCCCCGTCCAGGACCTGGGGACAAGGACAGCTGTGACGCTGGGAACTGGCAGCGGGAGGCAACGGGgaacttccccccccccaacccctccccgaCCCCCATCCTTCACCTGCGCCGGCTTCGCCACGATGCCCAGGTTGCTGCCGTGGTAGATGTAGACCTTGCCAGCGCCATCAAAGGGGGCTCCCACAGCCAgatctgggggggggagaggcggtgaggaggggggggggacacgcagcAGCACCCGGGgatccccacgccccccccagcgcccctcACCCTCGAAGCCGTCCTGGTTGAGGTCGCCGGCAGCGCCCAGGGCGACGCCGAACATGGAGCCGCGGGTGCCGTTGAGGCGCAGGGGGGCGGCGGCGTCCCAGTGCCCCGCCGGGTTGACGTAGACGTAGGCGGCCCCCCCGATCTCCTCCTTGCGCTCGAAGAAGTGGGGGGCCCCCACCACCAGGTCCATCCAGCTGCGGGCACGGCGGCCGCgtcaccccccaccccctaccCCGGGGCCACCCCGCAGGGCGGCACCGCGGGTCCCCGGCACCGTGGGCACCGTGGGCACCGTGGGCACCGTGGGTACCcccaccctgtgcccccccccgtggccTCACCCGTCGCTGTTGAGGTCCAGCACGGCCAGGGCATAGCCGAAGGCGGAGGTGAGCTGCTCGCCCCGCAGCACGGCCTCGGGCACCAGGCGCTGGGCGCTGTCGCGGCGCAGGATGAGGACGGCGCCCGTGTGGTTGGCGCGGGGCGCGCCGCTCACGAAGCTCAGCTCCTGCCGCCGCGTCAGGCCCGCGCCCGAGTCCACCGAGAAACCTGCGGGCGGGTTCGGggtttttggggttttttgggtttttttttttggggggtggtgaTTTGTACCCGGCCCCCATCACCGTGCCCCACCCGGTGCcctctgtccgtccgtccgtccgtctctctctctctctgctcagctccctgcGTGGCTGGGGGCCCTGgtgctttggggtggggggcatggggatggggtgaggggggggtcCTGCTCGGctcgtgcctcagtttccctgctctgtgctccaTATAGTCTgtacttgggggggggggggggtggcagagctgggggggtcctgggtccTCTTCCAGCTCCGGGGGaaagcggggagggggggggtgaggaccagcccccccccctcccttccctgcatGGCCAGAAGGGAAGATTTTGGGGCCAGAAGGGAAGATTTTGGGGCCAGAAGGGAAGATtttggggagagaagggaagattTTGGGGACAGAGCAGCAAGACCCGGAGCGCCCAgatctccctccccagcagatgcagagcccccaggggcttggggacagcccacccccaaccccatgcagcagtggcagccccccccccacccccccccagcagcacagcccagcctgtgcccagcccccccagccctgccacagccctcccagcccccaggCTCCCAGCAGGATGCAGCCCCCATGCACCCCCCCCATGCAGAAACATCACTGGAGGGAAAAGCACAGGgacctggggtgctgggggggggggcacgccaGGCTCAGCACACAGGTGGGACCCCTGGAatcatctcccccccccccccccccgcccagtgtctgcccccccccaggcctggCGGTGCCCCCACCACAACCCCGGCACAGCGACAGGACACACGGCCACAGtcagggcacggggacgggggggggagctgggggggggacagggggcagAGGCACCGCACGGACCCGAAAGGGTCccgggggcattggggggggggggggggcggcacaGGGCAGGGCACGGCCACGCGTGCGTAGGGTTGGGTGTGCAAGGGGCTGTGTGCGCACGCCTGGGTGTGCGGGGGGGgtgcactgggggggggggggggggcgtgcaaAGCGAGCTGGGTgcgtgcacacgcgtgtgtctgcgtgtgtgtgcgtgtgtgcgtgtgctgGGGGCccggaggctgcagcagctccgctctcctctgctctgcacagacacggagggggggggacacaccgACACGACACGGCTCCAGGGGGTGGcacacggggagggggggggggggggtggctccGGGGGTGGCACACGGGGACGCGGCGGCGCCGCGTACGAACCCAAGTAGCTATTCTGGGGCACGTCGCCGGCCGCGCCGGGCACCTTCTCGTTGGGGTCTGGGCTTTTGTACACCAGCTGGTCGGGGTCTGAGCTATCAACGTTTGTCACAAACAACAAACCTGCGCCCGGCGGGccgagagagaaagagagggggggggtggtggtcaGGGAGGGCGCCGGGGTTGGGGCAGGCTggagccgggcgggggggggtccgggggggctcCCCACGCCGCGCCGGGCTCCGCCGTGCCCGTACCCAGGTAACTGTTGGCGGGCACGGGGATGAGCGAGGGGTCCTGGTCCTTCTCGCCCCCCGCTTCGTAGGGGCCGTCGTCGTAGCGCAGCGGGTCGAGGGAGCTCTGGTTAAGCAGCTCCACGCGC
Protein-coding regions in this window:
- the ITGA7 gene encoding integrin alpha-7 isoform X5, yielding MAGPLWVPCLWLPLLGSAAFNLDAGSTLLKDGAKGSLFGFSVALHRQLSPEPASWLLVGAPLAPALPSQAANRTGGLFACPLTPELSDCWRVPIDEGVDLQRESKENQWLGVSVKSQGAGGKIVTCAHLYEARNRVRQPLETRDVIGRCFVLSQDLRVRDELDGGEWKFCEGRPQGHDRFGFCQQGLAAAFSPDQHYILFGAPGTYNWKGFSVDSGAGLTRRQELSFVSGAPRANHTGAVLILRRDSAQRLVPEAVLRGEQLTSAFGYALAVLDLNSDGWMDLVVGAPHFFERKEEIGGAAYVYVNPAGHWDAAAPLRLNGTRGSMFGVALGAAGDLNQDGFEDLAVGAPFDGAGKVYIYHGSNLGIVAKPAQVLDGEGVGVTAFGYALSGGLDVDGNLYPDLLVGSLSDTVVLYRARPVVHVSRNVSLVPPNIDLEQSNCQHQEGVCVDVRACFSYTASPASYSPPLVLEYVFDADTDRRRLGHAPRITFLGRRPSDPEHQFSDTVELPRQRARACVKATFQLQDSIRDKLRPIAVTLAYGIQGAGAARHSRGATRHSRGAALPPLSPVLSPQQPSSQRTEVHFLKQGCGDDKICQSNLQLHFQFCARLGDADFVPLPRGEDGTAIFAMSDQKDVALEIHVTNLPSDPAEPQRDGDDAHEAVLTATFPEELPYSAVRPYDGRAPSDKPVVCLANQNGSQVECELGNPMKRGAQVRFYLILSTLGITLQTTDLAVELALSTISEQPGLEPAVAQARVVIELPLSVTGVAVPPRLFFGGVVRGESTVRRESQVGSAVRFEVTVSNRGQSLKTLGSAFLTLQWPHEISNGKWLLYPLQLELAAAPGPRATCSPAANPLLLALEPPGDTELTEAPAAGSWRVPAPAERKRNVTLDCAQGTARCLAFRCPLHSFERAAVLTARGRLWNSTFLEEFLAVTSVELIVRASVSVTSSIKNLVLKDASTQIPVTIYLDPGVAVAGGVPWWVILLAVLAGILVLALLVFILWKLGFFRRARYAPPAVPQYHAVKIPREERQQFREEKMGTIQRKEWAVNWSEASDGHVTPSSA
- the ITGA7 gene encoding integrin alpha-7 isoform X4; the protein is MAGPLWVPCLWLPLLGSAAFNLDAGSTLLKDGAKGSLFGFSVALHRQLSPEPASWLLVGAPLAPALPSQAANRTGGLFACPLTPELSDCWRVPIDEGVDLQRESKENQWLGVSVKSQGAGGKIVTCAHLYEARNRVRQPLETRDVIGRCFVLSQDLRVRDELDGGEWKFCEGRPQGHDRFGFCQQGLAAAFSPDQHYILFGAPGTYNWKGLLFVTNVDSSDPDQLVYKSPDPNEKVPGAAGDVPQNSYLGFSVDSGAGLTRRQELSFVSGAPRANHTGAVLILRRDSAQRLVPEAVLRGEQLTSAFGYALAVLDLNSDGWMDLVVGAPHFFERKEEIGGAAYVYVNPAGHWDAAAPLRLNGTRGSMFGVALGAAGDLNQDGFEDLAVGAPFDGAGKVYIYHGSNLGIVAKPAQVLDGEGVGVTAFGYALSGGLDVDGNLYPDLLVGSLSDTVVLYRARPVVHVSRNVSLVPPNIDLEQSNCQHQEGVCVDVRACFSYTASPASYSPPLVLEYVFDADTDRRRLGHAPRITFLGRRPSDPEHQFSDTVELPRQRARACVKATFQLQDSIRDKLRPIAVTLAYGIQGAGAARHSRGATRHSRGAALPPLSPVLSPQQPSSQRTEVHFLKQGCGDDKICQSNLQLHFQFCARLGDADFVPLPRGEDGTAIFAMSDQKDVALEIHVTNLPSDPAEPQRDGDDAHEAVLTATFPEELPYSAVRPYDGRAPSDKPVVCLANQNGSQVECELGNPMKRGAQVRFYLILSTLGITLQTTDLAVELALSTISEQPGLEPAVAQARVVIELPLSVTGVAVPPRLFFGGVVRGESTVRRESQVGSAVRFEVTVSNRGQSLKTLGSAFLTLQWPHEISNGKWLLYPLQLELAAAPGPRATCSPAANPLLLALEPPGDTELTEAPAAGSWRVPAPAERKRNVTLDCAQGTARCLAFRCPLHSFERAAVLTARGRLWNSTFLEEFLAVTSVELIVRASVSVTSSIKNLVLKDASTQIPVTIYLDPGVAVAGGVPWWVILLAVLAGILVLALLVFILWKLGFFRRARYAPPAVPQYHAVKIPREERQQFREEKMGTIQRKEWAVNWSEASDGHVTPSSA
- the ITGA7 gene encoding integrin alpha-7 isoform X1; the encoded protein is MAGPLWVPCLWLPLLGSAAFNLDAGSTLLKDGAKGSLFGFSVALHRQLSPEPASWLLVGAPLAPALPSQAANRTGGLFACPLTPELSDCWRVPIDEGVDLQRESKENQWLGVSVKSQGAGGKIVTCAHLYEARNRVRQPLETRDVIGRCFVLSQDLRVRDELDGGEWKFCEGRPQGHDRFGFCQQGLAAAFSPDQHYILFGAPGTYNWKGNLRVELLNQSSLDPLRYDDGPYEAGGEKDQDPSLIPVPANSYLGLLFVTNVDSSDPDQLVYKSPDPNEKVPGAAGDVPQNSYLGFSVDSGAGLTRRQELSFVSGAPRANHTGAVLILRRDSAQRLVPEAVLRGEQLTSAFGYALAVLDLNSDGWMDLVVGAPHFFERKEEIGGAAYVYVNPAGHWDAAAPLRLNGTRGSMFGVALGAAGDLNQDGFEDLAVGAPFDGAGKVYIYHGSNLGIVAKPAQVLDGEGVGVTAFGYALSGGLDVDGNLYPDLLVGSLSDTVVLYRARPVVHVSRNVSLVPPNIDLEQSNCQHQEGVCVDVRACFSYTASPASYSPPLVLEYVFDADTDRRRLGHAPRITFLGRRPSDPEHQFSDTVELPRQRARACVKATFQLQDSIRDKLRPIAVTLAYGIQGAGAARHSRGATRHSRGAALPPLSPVLSPQQPSSQRTEVHFLKQGCGDDKICQSNLQLHFQFCARLGDADFVPLPRGEDGTAIFAMSDQKDVALEIHVTNLPSDPAEPQRDGDDAHEAVLTATFPEELPYSAVRPYDGRAPSDKPVVCLANQNGSQVECELGNPMKRGAQVRFYLILSTLGITLQTTDLAVELALSTISEQPGLEPAVAQARVVIELPLSVTGVAVPPRLFFGGVVRGESTVRRESQVGSAVRFEVTVSNRGQSLKTLGSAFLTLQWPHEISNGKWLLYPLQLELAAAPGPRATCSPAANPLLLALEPPGDTELTEAPAAGSWRVPAPAERKRNVTLDCAQGTARCLAFRCPLHSFERAAVLTARGRLWNSTFLEEFLAVTSVELIVRASVSVTSSIKNLVLKDASTQIPVTIYLDPGVAVAGGVPWWVILLAVLAGILVLALLVFILWKLGFFRRARYAPPAVPQYHAVKIPREERQQFREEKMGTIQRKEWAVNWSEASDGHVTPSSA
- the ITGA7 gene encoding integrin alpha-7 isoform X7, whose translation is MAGPLWVPCLWLPLLGSAAFNLDAGSTLLKDGAKGSLFGFSVALHRQLSPEPASWLLVGAPLAPALPSQAANRTGGLFACPLTPELSDCWRVPIDEGVDLQRESKENQWLGVSVKSQGAGGKIVTCAHLYEARNRVRQPLETRDVIGRCFVLSQDLRVRDELDGGEWKFCEGRPQGHDRFGFCQQGLAAAFSPDQHYILFGAPGTYNWKGLLFVTNVDSSDPDQLVYKSPDPNEKVPGAAGDVPQNSYLGFSVDSGAGLTRRQELSFVSGAPRANHTGAVLILRRDSAQRLVPEAVLRGEQLTSAFGYALAVLDLNSDGWMDLVVGAPHFFERKEEIGGAAYVYVNPAGHWDAAAPLRLNGTRGSMFGVALGAAGDLNQDGFEDLAVGAPFDGAGKVYIYHGSNLGIVAKPAQVLDGEGVGVTAFGYALSGGLDVDGNLYPDLLVGSLSDTVVLYRARPVVHVSRNVSLVPPNIDLEQSNCQHQEGVCVDVRACFSYTASPASYSPPLVLEYVFDADTDRRRLGHAPRITFLGRRPSDPEHQFSDTVELPRQRARACVKATFQLQDSIRDKLRPIAVTLAYGIQGAGAARHSRGATRHSRGAALPPLSPVLSPQQPSSQRTEVHFLKQGCGDDKICQSNLQLHFQFCARLGDADFVPLPRGEDGTAIFAMSDQKDVALEIHVTNLPSDPAEPQRDGDDAHEAVLTATFPEELPYSAVRPYDGRAPSDKPVVCLANQNGSQVECELGNPMKRGAQVRFYLILSTLGITLQTTDLAVELALSTISEQPGLEPAVAQARVVIELPLSVTGVAVPPRLFFGGVVRGESTVRRESQVGSAVRFEVTVSNRGQSLKTLGSAFLTLQWPHEISNGKWLLYPLQLELAAAPGPRATCSPAANPLLLALEPPGDTELTEAPAAGSWRVPAPAERKRNVTLDCAQGTARCLAFRCPLHSFERAAVLTARGRLWNSTFLEEFLAVTSVELIVRASVSVTSSIKNLVLKDASTQIPVTIYLDPGVAVAGGVPWWVILLAVLAGILVLALLVFILWKCGFFKRSSQTSRYTANYYRARRRLQPSEADKQALEGQR
- the ITGA7 gene encoding integrin alpha-7 isoform X3 produces the protein MAGPLWVPCLWLPLLGSAAFNLDAGSTLLKDGAKGSLFGFSVALHRQLSPEPASWLLVGAPLAPALPSQAANRTGGLFACPLTPELSDCWRVPIDEGVDLQRESKENQWLGVSVKSQGAGGKIVTCAHLYEARNRVRQPLETRDVIGRCFVLSQDLRVRDELDGGEWKFCEGRPQGHDRFGFCQQGLAAAFSPDQHYILFGAPGTYNWKGNLRVELLNQSSLDPLRYDDGPYEAGGEKDQDPSLIPVPANSYLGFSVDSGAGLTRRQELSFVSGAPRANHTGAVLILRRDSAQRLVPEAVLRGEQLTSAFGYALAVLDLNSDGWMDLVVGAPHFFERKEEIGGAAYVYVNPAGHWDAAAPLRLNGTRGSMFGVALGAAGDLNQDGFEDLAVGAPFDGAGKVYIYHGSNLGIVAKPAQVLDGEGVGVTAFGYALSGGLDVDGNLYPDLLVGSLSDTVVLYRARPVVHVSRNVSLVPPNIDLEQSNCQHQEGVCVDVRACFSYTASPASYSPPLVLEYVFDADTDRRRLGHAPRITFLGRRPSDPEHQFSDTVELPRQRARACVKATFQLQDSIRDKLRPIAVTLAYGIQGAGAARHSRGATRHSRGAALPPLSPVLSPQQPSSQRTEVHFLKQGCGDDKICQSNLQLHFQFCARLGDADFVPLPRGEDGTAIFAMSDQKDVALEIHVTNLPSDPAEPQRDGDDAHEAVLTATFPEELPYSAVRPYDGRAPSDKPVVCLANQNGSQVECELGNPMKRGAQVRFYLILSTLGITLQTTDLAVELALSTISEQPGLEPAVAQARVVIELPLSVTGVAVPPRLFFGGVVRGESTVRRESQVGSAVRFEVTVSNRGQSLKTLGSAFLTLQWPHEISNGKWLLYPLQLELAAAPGPRATCSPAANPLLLALEPPGDTELTEAPAAGSWRVPAPAERKRNVTLDCAQGTARCLAFRCPLHSFERAAVLTARGRLWNSTFLEEFLAVTSVELIVRASVSVTSSIKNLVLKDASTQIPVTIYLDPGVAVAGGVPWWVILLAVLAGILVLALLVFILWKLGFFRRARYAPPAVPQYHAVKIPREERQQFREEKMGTIQRKEWAVNWSEASDGHVTPSSA